A stretch of DNA from Acidobacteriota bacterium:
GATCTTCACCAGCGCGAAATAATTCTCGCCCTCCTTGGGCTGCCGCACCTGCCCCGAGATGGTGTCCCCCGTGCGCAGATCAAACCGCCGTATCTGCGACGGCGAAACGTAGATGTCATCGGGGGATGGAAGGTAGTTGTAATCCGGCGAGCGCAGAAAGCCAAAGCCCTCAGGCAGTGCTTCCAGCACGCCCTCGGCGAAGATGAGGCCTTCCTTCTCGGCCTGCGCCTGTA
This window harbors:
- the rho gene encoding transcription termination factor Rho (An RNA-DNA helicase that actively releases nascent mRNAs from paused transcription complexes) — encoded protein: MTIADLKEKNIAELTRVARTLEIPGATGMRKADLIFKILQAQAEKEGLIFAEGVLEALPEGFGFLRSPDYNYLPSPDDIYVSPSQIRRFDLRTGDTISGQVRQPKEGENYFALVKI